A stretch of the Capsicum annuum cultivar UCD-10X-F1 chromosome 8, UCD10Xv1.1, whole genome shotgun sequence genome encodes the following:
- the LOC107840299 gene encoding 2-hydroxyisoflavanone dehydratase encodes MAEIAHDLFPLLRVYKDGRVERLLGEGRVPVPAESDPETGVQIKDVEINPESNLAARLYLPKDVNPVQKLPLFVYFHGGGFVIESASSPSYHKHISMVAAEAKVVVISVNYRLAPEYPLPIAYEDSWAALKWIIGSQDKWIKDHADFNRVYFGGDSAGGNIAHNMAIRVGSEKIDGIKLVGIFLACPFFWGKDPIDSEAESPASKFVEKLWLFVNPNSSGLDDPLINPEKDPKLCSLGCEKVFVYVAERDPLRSRGFYYKEALEKSGWQGKVEIVEIKDEGHVFHLFAPAAEKAMAILKQLASFLNQSED; translated from the coding sequence ATGGCGGAAATAGCACACGACCTTTTCCCATTGCTAAGAGTGTACAAAGATGGTCGAGTCGAGAGGCTGCTTGGCGAAGGTCGTGTCCCTGTCCCAGCTGAATCGGATCCTGAAACCGGAGTGCAAATCAAAGATGTAGAAATTAATCCAGAAAGTAACTTAGCAGCAAGACTTTACCTGCCCAAAGATGTTAACCCGGTTCAGAAACTTCCCCTCTTCGTTTACTTTCATGGCGGTGGCTTTGTAATTGAATCTGCCTCATCACCTTCTTACCACAAGCATATTAGCATGGTTGCAGCTGAAGCAAAAGTTGTAGTCATTTCGGTTAATTACAGGTTAGCTCCTGAGTACCCGTTGCCTATAGCTTATGAAGATTCATGGGCAGCTCTCAAATGGATAATTGGTAGTCAGGATAAGTGGATAAAAGATCATGCGGATTTCAATCGCGTTTACTTTGGCGGAGATAGCGCTGGTGGTAACATAGCCCATAATATGGCAATTCGGGTCGGGTCGGAGAAGATCGATGGTATCAAACTTGTTGGGATTTTCCTTGCTTGTCCATTTTTCTGGGGGAAAGATCCGATTGATTCTGAAGCGGAAAGCCCGGCTTCGAAGTTCGTTGAGAAGCTATGGTTATTTGTGAATCCGAATAGCTCCGGGTTAGATGACCCGTTGATAAACCCGGAAAAGGATCCGAAATTGTGTAGCTTAGGGTGTGAGAAAGTATTCGTTTATGTGGCCGAAAGAGATCCGTTGAGATCCAGAGGATTTTACTATAAGGAGGCGTTGGAGAAGAGTGGATGGCAAGGGAAAGTGGAGATTGTGGAGATTAAGGATGAGGGACATGTGTTTCACCTGTTTGCTCCTGCAGCTGAAAAAGCTATGGCCATATTGAAACAATTGGCGTCTTTCCTTAATCAGTCGGAGGACTAA